The Solanum lycopersicum chromosome 9, SLM_r2.1 genome window below encodes:
- the LOC138338383 gene encoding uncharacterized protein, translating into MAAPPTPQEGASQTQPPLFNGKYYGWWKNRMMDHLIGENPDLWGVILDGPTIPMKTATDGMTKIPKERKEWNVEDKLAIQNNAKAKKILICGIGLDEYNRLSSCQDAKAISETLQTTHEGTTQVKKSKIDNLNKQYELFWMAEGETIQDMHTRFTSIINEMYSLGEIVPNGKAVRKLLSILPET; encoded by the coding sequence ATGGCAGCACCACCTACCCCACAAGAGGGAGCTTCACAAACACAACCACCACTGTTCAATGGCAAATATTATGGATGGTGGAAAAATCGTATGATGGACCATCTTATTGGCGAAAACCCTGATCTATGGGGAGTAATTCTAGATGGCCCAACCATACCTATGAAAACCGCAACTGATGGAATGACCAAAAtcccaaaggaaagaaaagaatggaatgTTGAAGACAAGCTTGCAATTCAAAACAATGCCAAAGCCAAGAAAATTCTGATATGTGGCATAGGACTAGACGAATACAATCGACTCTCGTCATGTCAAGATGCCAAAGCCATATCGGAAACACTGCAAACAACTCATGAGGGAACAACGCAAGTTAAGAAGTCtaaaattgataacttgaacAAGCAATATGAGCTGTTCTGGATGGCAGAAGGGGAGACTATTCAAGACATGCACACCAGGTTCACCTCCATCATTAATGAGATGTACTCTTTAGGAGAGATAGTGCCTAATGGAAAGGCAGTAAGGAAACTCTTGAGTATCCTTCCTGAAACTTAG